From the genome of Triticum aestivum cultivar Chinese Spring chromosome 3B, IWGSC CS RefSeq v2.1, whole genome shotgun sequence, one region includes:
- the LOC123069798 gene encoding myb-related protein Hv33, translated as MRAMGREAAAAVACSSNKPKLRRGLWSPEEDEKLYNHIIRYGNGCWSSVPRLAGLERCGKSCRLRWINYLRPDLKRGSFSQQEEDLIVSLHKILGNRWSQIASQLPGRTDNEIKNFWNSCIKKKLRQQRIDPTTHESLNDAAAVAEPHDKCKQLVPAAEDGCFGGSVGSDDFLAPHSPVDCSFDPMSVTNVPAMRMQGSYSLCDYAGVGSDATTYSAYTGGGDSSSNSNGTGTGTWTCGNVEPLPHMDMFRDDAEPYPFDPTKFSPWHQQQPPDDDRGSAVFPIRSLSRDLPESCFELARGALEDEFDFM; from the exons ATGCGTGCGATGGGACGCGAGGCGGCAGCAGCAGTGGCGTGCTCGTCCAACAAGCCCAAGCTCCGGAGAGGGctgtggtcgccggaggaggacgaGAAGCTCTACAACCACATCATTCGCTACGGCAACGGTTGCTGGAGCTCCGTCCCAAGGCTCGCCG GGTTGGAGAGATGTGGCAAGAGCTGCAGGCTAAGATGGATCAACTACCTCAGGCCTGATCTcaagaggggcagcttctcccagCAAGAGGAGGACCTCATCGTCAGCCTGCACAAGATCCTCGGCAACAG GTGGTCCCAGATAGCGTCGCAGCTGCCAGGCCGGACCGACAACGAGATCAAGAACTTCTGGAACTCGTGCATCAAGAAGAAGCTCCGGCAGCAGCGCATCGACCCCACCACCCACGAATCGCTCAATGACGCTGCCGCTGTCGCCGAGCCGCACGACAAGTGCAAGCAGCTAGTCCCCGCTGCGGAAGACGGCTGTTTCGGCGGCTCTGTTGGCAGTGACGATTTCCTAGCGCCACACTCCCCGGTCGACTGCAGCTTCGACCCCATGTCCGTGACAAACGTCCCCGCAATGCGCATGCAGGGCTCCTACTCCTTGTGTGACTACGCCGGCGTCGGCTCCGACGCCACCACGTACAGCGCCTACACAGGCGGCGGCGACAGCTCCAGCAACAGCAacggcaccggcaccggcacctGGACCTGCGGCAATGTGGAGCCGCTCCCGCACATGGACATGTTCCGCGACGACGCCGAGCCCTACCCATTCGACCCGACCAAGTTCAGCCCGTGGCACCAGCAGCAACCGCCGGACGACGACCGCGGCTCCGCGGTCTTCCCGATCCGCTCGCTGTCCCGGGATCTTCCCGAGTCGTGCTTCGAGCTCGCCCGTGGGGCCTTGGAGGACGAGTTCGACTTCATGTGA